One Triticum dicoccoides isolate Atlit2015 ecotype Zavitan chromosome 5B, WEW_v2.0, whole genome shotgun sequence genomic window carries:
- the LOC119309918 gene encoding uncharacterized protein LOC119309918, with protein sequence MAQNATIACHRLGFHRQSCLPDSQPELDDGSRDVTIQPQADHLRRRRWPPPLAAPAISDLTRGATKPPPAAACDRAARRAAVAVARDRASHRRRRHHRRRQICHAYACARDSTPPMRRGREEDPRHRRRSPGCVEFPGTSCGDPSFTGGDGVTYYFHGRKDQDFCIVSDVDLHINAHFIGNHNPVYKRNFTWIQAIGVTFGDHRLYVGARKAVVWEEDEDHIDITFNGGPINIDTANNAQWVSKAQSGLSLQRTDVVNSIKVDLANVFSISASAVPITDEDSKIHSYGKTAKDSLVHLDFRFKFHSLSDVVDGVLGQTYRSNYVNKMNVTAKMPIMGGAPKYFSSGLFSTDCAVSKFRHIGGVHALAA encoded by the exons atggCGCAAAACGCCACCATCGCCTgccatcggctcggttttcaccggcaatcaTGTCTTCCCGACTCGCAGCCGGAACTAGATGACGGATCCCGAGATGTGACCatccagcctcaggccgaccacctccgaCGAAGGAGATGGCCACCACCACTGGCTGCACCGGCCATATCAGATCTGACTAGAGGTGCCAccaagccgccgcccgccgccgcctgtgaccggGCTGCCCGACGCGCCGCAGTCGCTGTCGCCCGCGATAGggccagccaccgccgccgccgccatcatcgTCGCCGCCAGATCTGCCACGCCTACGCATGCGCAAGGGACTCCACACCACCCATGagacgcgggagagaggaggatccccgccaccgccgtcggtcCCCAG GGTGTGTGGAGTTTCCAGGCACTTCGTGTGGCGACCCTAGCTTCACTGGCGGCGACGGTGTCACCTACTACTTCCACGGCAGGAAGGACCAGGATTTCTGCATCGTCTCCGACGTCGATCTCCACATCAACGCGCACTTTATCGGCAACCACAACCCCGTGTATAAGAGGAACTTCACATGGATACAAGCCATCGGTGTCACCTTCGGCGACCACCGCCTCTATGTAGGCGCTCGTAAGGCCGTCGtgtgggaggaggacgaggatCACATCGATATAACCTTCAACGGGGGGCCCATCAATATAGACACCGCCAACAATGCCCAGTGGGTGTCCAAGGCCCAATCCGGTCTATCCCTGCAACGCACAGACGTCGTTAACTCCATCAAGGTGGATCTCGCCAATGTGTTCAGCATCTCGGCCAGCGCCGTGCCGATCACGGACGAGGACTCTAAGATCCACAGCTATGGCAAGACCGCGAAGGACAGTCTCGTCCACCTTGACTTTCGCTTCAAGTTCCATTCCCTCAGTGACGTTGTCGATGGCGTGCTTGGCCAAACCTATCGGTCTAACTACGTCAATAAGATGAATGTCACTGCCAAGATGCCCATCATGGGTGGCGCGCCAAAGTACTTCTCGTCGGGCCTCTTCTCCACAGATTGTGCCGTCTCCAAGTTTCGGCACATTGGCGGTGTCCATGCCTTGGCTGCGTAA